In Mytilus edulis chromosome 6, xbMytEdul2.2, whole genome shotgun sequence, the following proteins share a genomic window:
- the LOC139529024 gene encoding coiled-coil domain-containing protein 110-like, translating to MLVLFFILLASVNSFLLDNPQGNGGTVTTNQYLTLSKFYAEMELQQKDTANAHQETLKLRHDMENSFALLTTQLQQKFDRLDKKLEETERQNQTILDAVDLKQKYTELEKKYLNLEQNFNTLKFVNNLLQNKKDEMEHTLLSLQNETKNQGQELAVLKTKSLMVDQNIKDLKHLGNIKPLQEIQTLQQEIKSLSAQTSSLNMKEQARSQDFIALYSKVRDQGTNSTSSIMNLNLQMKTIQTNHNTSFSDLVTKIETLQMTDNMSTKYVGAQLKILQKNQSILFAEMETKMHTAFIRDNQTHTHLQRQIDNSKEQVSLIAHPLTSTTTAGIIKFNRVAFSVGINNLPAFKNTGKFVCENDGTYLISTSIASNTIDASYYIYLNGNTLSQTLIGNNSHRPSTWYYTGSVVLVLHLRLHDSVWVYYPGNYRILSGLQSTFTIVKI from the exons ATGTtagtgttgttttttattttgctgGCATCAGTTAATAGCTTTCTCCTGGATAATCCTCAAGGAAATGGAGGAACAGTGACCACCAATCAGTATCTCACATTATCCAAGTTCTATGCGGAGATGGAGCTACAGCAAAAAGACACAGCAAATGCACACCAAGAAACACTAAAGCTTCGGCATGATATGGAGAACTCCTTTGCATTGCTAACTACACAACTGCAACAAAAATTTGATCGTCTTGATAAAAAGTTAGAAGAAACTGAAAGGCAAAACCAAACCATTTTGGATGCTGTTGATTTGAAACAAAAGTATACAGAGttagaaaaaaagtatttgaatCTTGAACAGAATTTTAACACTTTAAAGTTCGTAAATAATTTGTTGCAAAACAAGAAGGATGAAATGGAACATACACTCCTCTCCTTACAGAACGAAACTAAAAATCAGGGACAAGAATTAGCCGTATTAAAAACTAAATCGCTTATGGTGGACCAGAACATTAAAGATCTTAAGCATTTAGGAAATATCAAACCACTACAGGAAATCCAAACTTTACAACAGGAAATAAAATCTCTTTCTGCTCAAACAAGTTCATTAAATATGAAAGAGCAGGCGAGAAGccaggattttattgcgttataCAGTAAGGTACGGGATCAAGGAACGAACAGTACAAGTTCCATAATGAATTTAAACCTCCAGATGAAGACTATACAGACTAATCACAATACATCATTTTCGGATTTAGTCACGAAAATAGAGACTTTACAGATGACTGACAATATGTCAACAAAATATGTAGGTGCCCAGTTGAAAATATTGCAGAAGAATCAAAGTATCCTTTTCGCCGAAATGGAGACAAAAATGCACACTGCTTTTATACGAGATAATCAAACACATACCCATTTACAGCGACAGATAGACAACAGCAAGGAGCAAG TTTCACTGATTGCACATCCTTTAACTTCCACGACCACGGCTGGCATAATTAAGTTTAACAGGGTCGCATTCAGTGTTGGCATCAATAACTTACCAGCGTTTAAAAATACCGGGAAGTTTGTGTGTGAGAACGATGGAACTTATTTGATTTCGACATCAATCGCTTCAAATACCATTGATGCAAGCTACTATATCTACCTAAATGGTAACACTTTGTCGCAGACGTTAATTGGTAATAACAGTCATAGGCCATCTACTTGGTATTATACCGGTTCTGTGGTTCTTGTATTACATTTGCGTTTACATGATAGTGTGTGGGTATACTATCCTGGTAATTATCGTATTTTAAGTGGGTTACAGTCAACATTTACGattgtaaaaatataa
- the LOC139529026 gene encoding uncharacterized protein, giving the protein MHEAFLRDNQTLTQLQRQIATSNELVSITAHPLSSPTKAGIIKFDDVAFSAGIKNLTTYKSSGKFICEKEGLYLISVSIRSLSNGAYFVIYQNSGLISYTEIGYNSDGGSMAHTGTVILALQVHLNDSVWVYFPGAYRIKGGRWSTLTIIKLR; this is encoded by the exons ATGCATGAAGCATTTTTACGTGATAACCAAACATTAACCCAATTGCAGCGACAGATAGCCACCAGCAATGAGCTAG TTTCAATAACTGCACATCCTTTATCTTCCCCAACCAAGGCTGGTATAATTAAGTTTGACGACGTTGCATTCAGTGCAGGCATCAAAAACCTTACAACTTATAAAAGTTCCGGGAAATTTATTTGTGAGAAGGAGGGATTGTATCTTATTTCTGTGTCAATTCGCTCCCTTTCCAATGGTGCTTACTTCGTCATCTACCAGAATAGCGGATTGATATCATACACAGAGATTGGTTATAACAGCGATGGTGGATCAATGGCACATACCGGTACTGTAATCCTTGCACTACAGGTACATCTTAATGATAGTGTGTGGGTATACTTCCCTGGTGCCTATCGTATAAAAGGTGGACGATGGTCAACATTAACGATTATCAAATTGAGATAA